The Rhodospirillaceae bacterium genome has a window encoding:
- a CDS encoding sodium:solute symporter family protein, with translation MSVQTLTYVFVGLSFGLYIAIAIWSRAKSTNDFYVAAGGVNPVVNGMATAADWMSAASFISMAGIIAFMGRDGSVYLLGWTGGYVLLALLLAPYLRKFGQFTVPDFIGERYYSKTARVVAVVCLIFISFTYIAGQMRGVGIVFSRFLEVEIATGVIIGACIVFIYAALGGMKGITYTQAAQYCVLIFAYMVPAFFISILVSGSPIPQLGFGGTLADGSGRAVLDTLDGVLMDLGFDAYTSGAKSTIDVFAITAALMIGTAGLPHVIVRFFTVPKVSDARRSAGWALVFIAILYTTAPAVAVFARLNFVESVNEKSYAETPGWFRNWEDIGLTAWTDKNEDGRLQYRAGAPFEGIPDFTDNRGAAGERILNNTLTPNGNEVYVDRDIIVLANPEIAALPDWVIALVAAGSLAAALSTAAGLLLVISAAVSHDLLKKTFSPNLSGKQELLYARIAIAASLALACLFGIYPPAFVAQVVAFAFGLAAASLFPAILMGVFSKRMNKEGAIAGMLVGLVFTFGYIVYFKFISPGSNTADYWLFGISPEGIGFIGALLNFTVAAAVARATAPPPQTVQDLIDDIRLPSGAGVAHDH, from the coding sequence ATGAGTGTTCAAACGTTGACCTATGTTTTTGTCGGCCTGAGCTTCGGGTTGTATATTGCCATTGCCATTTGGTCGCGGGCCAAATCCACCAATGACTTTTATGTGGCCGCTGGCGGCGTCAACCCGGTGGTCAACGGCATGGCCACCGCAGCAGACTGGATGAGCGCCGCGTCATTTATATCCATGGCCGGAATCATCGCCTTCATGGGCCGCGACGGTTCTGTGTACCTATTGGGCTGGACCGGCGGCTATGTGTTGCTGGCGTTATTGCTGGCGCCGTATCTTCGGAAATTCGGGCAATTCACCGTGCCTGATTTTATCGGCGAGCGGTATTATTCGAAGACGGCGCGGGTGGTGGCCGTGGTCTGCCTGATCTTTATTTCCTTCACCTACATCGCCGGACAAATGCGCGGCGTCGGCATCGTGTTTTCGCGGTTTCTGGAAGTGGAGATTGCAACAGGCGTAATCATTGGCGCGTGCATCGTCTTTATATATGCTGCGCTCGGCGGCATGAAAGGCATCACCTACACCCAGGCGGCGCAATACTGCGTGTTGATCTTTGCCTATATGGTACCCGCGTTCTTTATCTCGATTCTCGTCTCTGGCTCACCGATTCCACAGCTTGGCTTTGGCGGCACGTTGGCGGATGGCTCCGGGCGTGCGGTGTTGGACACCCTCGACGGGGTTTTGATGGATCTTGGGTTTGACGCCTACACCAGTGGGGCGAAATCGACCATTGACGTGTTTGCGATTACGGCCGCGCTGATGATTGGTACGGCAGGTCTGCCTCATGTGATTGTGCGCTTCTTTACGGTGCCTAAAGTCTCCGATGCGCGCCGGTCTGCGGGGTGGGCGTTGGTGTTTATCGCGATACTCTACACCACGGCCCCGGCTGTGGCCGTTTTTGCGCGGCTAAACTTTGTAGAGTCCGTGAATGAGAAATCCTATGCGGAAACCCCCGGATGGTTTCGCAATTGGGAAGACATTGGCCTGACCGCCTGGACCGACAAAAACGAAGATGGTCGGTTGCAATACCGCGCTGGCGCGCCCTTTGAAGGAATACCCGACTTTACCGACAACCGTGGCGCAGCCGGCGAGCGTATTTTGAACAACACACTCACCCCGAACGGCAACGAGGTGTATGTCGACCGCGATATTATTGTGCTGGCCAATCCAGAGATCGCGGCCCTGCCGGATTGGGTGATTGCCCTGGTGGCAGCGGGCAGTTTGGCGGCGGCTTTATCAACGGCGGCGGGTTTGCTGCTGGTGATTTCTGCGGCGGTGTCTCATGACTTACTCAAGAAAACCTTTTCGCCAAATCTGAGCGGCAAACAGGAGTTACTGTATGCCCGCATCGCTATCGCAGCCTCACTGGCTCTGGCCTGCCTGTTTGGCATTTACCCTCCAGCCTTCGTCGCCCAAGTGGTGGCCTTTGCCTTTGGATTAGCCGCTGCTTCGTTGTTTCCCGCTATTCTCATGGGCGTATTTTCAAAGCGGATGAATAAGGAAGGCGCGATTGCCGGCATGCTCGTCGGCTTGGTGTTTACCTTTGGCTACATCGTTTACTTCAAGTTCATCAGTCCGGGCAGTAATACGGCTGACTATTGGTTGTTTGGTATTTCCCCGGAAGGAATCGGCTTTATTGGGGCGCTCCTGAATTTTACAGTCGCCGCAGCTGTGGCGCGCGCCACAGCCCCGCCACCGCAGACAGTTCAAGACCTGATTGATGACATTCGCCTGCCTTCGGGGGCGGGAGTTGCCCATGATCATTGA
- a CDS encoding DUF4212 domain-containing protein, with the protein MTGAQHTPEQHDKPGQKVYHHDDQDNPVGHSSHDADVLSESRMAAYWHANLKFLGVLLVIWFAVSFGAGIIFADALDAYSFLGFPLGFWFAQQGAIYVFVVLIFVYVIGMQRLDKAFGVEDNESLGVLDDDETPTVTGDPS; encoded by the coding sequence ATGACCGGAGCGCAACATACACCGGAACAACACGATAAACCGGGTCAAAAGGTCTACCACCACGACGATCAGGACAATCCCGTCGGGCACTCCAGTCACGACGCTGACGTGCTTTCTGAATCTCGCATGGCGGCCTACTGGCATGCCAACTTGAAGTTCTTGGGCGTGCTGCTGGTGATCTGGTTTGCCGTCTCCTTCGGAGCGGGAATCATTTTTGCCGACGCTCTGGATGCCTACAGCTTTTTAGGCTTTCCGCTGGGATTCTGGTTTGCCCAGCAAGGCGCGATTTACGTCTTTGTGGTTTTGATTTTTGTCTATGTCATCGGCATGCAGCGCCTTGATAAGGCGTTTGGCGTCGAGGACAACGAGTCCCTTGGCGTCCTGGACGACGACGAAACCCCGACCGTGACGGGAGACCCGTCATGA